One genomic region from Cryptococcus gattii WM276 chromosome C, complete sequence encodes:
- a CDS encoding Nucleolar protein, putative; Rpf1p (Similar to TIGR gene model, INSD accession AAW42269.1; involved in the assembly of the large ribosomal subunit, constituent of 66S pre-ribosomal particles), producing the protein MPKDKKIQNAFKRSEVHRKTKRAKEQAKLQRRLEIKKAEKDKVTGAALRAERLSKNIPVTIDNTRVYDSSSYLTANPASLQNLAQKAEEASALVNGEKKSGEILSNREEECADFRSSSDQQEDVDGSSEVSDQEIEDEMDEEDQEASARRDMTIQPPPRILITTSPSPCKQTYQFCDDLKNVFPGGEFFKRPKGKGFEIGRVSRWASKRGYGALIVVNEDHKIPNAVTLINLPSGPTAYFKLSSITLSSNIYGHARSTPHSPELILNNFTTLLGNSVGRLFGSLFPPQPQFRGRQVVTLHNQRDFLFFRRHRYMFSSATSAKLQEIGPRFTLKLRWLRKGLPSVAAPDGHVSVGGDPADDIYGADVGPNSEEIAQEEKDEEDEALKEIGQPAQKKNAYGETEVPALDEEQEYEWKWKPKMEVSRRTFFL; encoded by the exons ATGCCTAAAGACAAGAAAATCCAGAACGCATTCAAACGCTCAGAAGTTCATCGCAAAACGAAACGTGCAAAAGAACAAGCCAAGCTTCAACGTCGACTTGAG ATAAAAAAGGCTGAGAAAGACAAAGTGACGGGTGCTGCTCTCCGCGCCGAGCGTTTGTCAAAAAATATCCCTGTAACCATCGATAATACTCGCGTGTACGATTCCAGTTCTTATCTTACAGCAAATCCTGCATCTTTACAAAACCTGGCTCAGAAGGCGGAAGAAGCCAGTGCATTGGTCAATggagaaaaaaaatcagGCGAGATCTTGAGTAACAGGGAGGAGGAGTGTGCCGATTTCAGATCGTCGAGCGACCAACAAGAGGATGTGGATGGATCAAGTGAAGTGTCTGATCAGGAAATTGAAGATGAaatggatgaagaagatcaagaagcCTCCGCAAGACGAGACATGACTATTCAACCACCCCCTCGTATCTTAATCACTACATCACCATCTCCTTGCAAACAAACTTATCAGTTTTGCGATGACTTGAAAAATGTTTTTCCGGGTGGGGAATTCTTCAAAAGGCCAAAGGGTAAAGGATTTGAAATTGGCAGGGTGTCCAGATGGGCAAGTAAAAGGGGTTATGGAGCTTTGATTGTTGTAAATGAGGACCATAAAATACCCA ATGCCGTCACCTTGATAAACCTGCCTTCCGGACCCACTGCGTATTTCAAGCTTTCCAGCATAACACTTTCGTCCAACATTTAC GGACATGCACGTTCCACTCCCCATTCCC CCGAGCTCATACTAAACAATTTCACTACCCTTCTTGGAAATAGTGTTGGACGACTTTTTGGGTCCCTTTTCCCACCTCAGCCGCAATTTCGAGGACGTCAAGTAGTTACTTTACACAATCAACGAGatttcctctttttccGTCGCCATCG ATATATGTTTTCCTCTGCCACTTCGGCGAAACTCCAAGAGATTGGTCCGCGCTTTACCCTAAAACTTAGATGGCTCCGTAAAGGCCTTCCGTCCGTCGCGGCTCCCGACGGTCACGTCTCTGTAGGCGGGGATCCTGCGGACGACATATATGGAGCCGATGTTGGGCCCAATAGCGAGGAAATTGcacaagaagaaaaggatgaagaagatgaggcCCTGAAAGAGATCGGGCAACCAGCTCAGAAAAAGAATGCATATGGAGAGACTGAAGTGCCTGCGCTTGATGAGGAGCAGGAGTATGAGTGGAAATGGAAG CCGAAGATGGAAGTATCGAGGAGAACCTTCTTTTTGTAA
- a CDS encoding DNA repair and recombination protein pif1, mitochondrial precursor, putative (Similar to TIGR gene model, INSD accession AAW42270.1~DNA repair and recombination protein pif1, mitochondrial precursor) has translation MPILTARAPSASGLNNTSNRTLSRVTSFKRNWGEEDGPESSQLDWSPSPEVIQRKGNILSSSGLLQSTTTSPSLPESAAKETASERRRRAILAALNQNKEAASASAVSDWCPVQKSSTSASPQDIHYGISVPPVASHCPDPSIPHVHQTLQSWPKRPLPWEGDQKARKRVYTQATLTSTESAQPKSTSSALNIKQRVTLSEEQQKVLTLVVQQQKNVFFTGSAGTGKSVLLREIIHALRNKYARNPDAVAVTASTGIAACNIGGVTLHSFGGVGLATDAPEVLLRKLKMNKKASGRWTKTKVLIIDEVSMVDGAMFDKFCKLGQLIRKNSKPWGGIQIIVTGDFFQLPPVTKNGGVPKFAFEAEMWDETVHLSVNLTKVFRQKDQRFVDMLNEMRFGRLSNESVIAFKSLARPLKFNDGIEPTALFPRREDVDRANLSRLNQLDSVGFTYHAIDGGSAEANQREKLLSNFMAPKIIELKENAQVMLVKNLDETLVNGSMGKVIGFTYKNMFQCDDLGRWTPDADLKELEEEDKMKSLAVRQALRDKYQAKGANPLPVVRFKVPGGGTRDVLMEMDVFKAELPNGEVQASRSQLPLILAWAMSIHKSQGQTLDRVRVDLGKVFEKGQAYVALSRATSLEGLQVTGFTAEKVMAHRKVTVWSSTLKDLNLV, from the exons ATGCCTATCCTTACGGCTCGCGCGCCCTCAGCATCCGGCCTCAACAATACGTCAAACAGGACTCTCTCTCGCGTTACCTCTTTCAAACGCAATtggggagaggaggatgggCCGGAGTCTAGTCAACTGGATTGGAGTCCAAGCCCAGAAGT CATCCAAAGAAAAGGCAATATACTGTCATCTTCAGGCCTTTTACAGTCCACAACGACATCGCCCAGTCTCCCAGAATCTGCCGCAAAAGAAACTGCATCTGAAAGACGCCGCAGAGCTATCCTTGCTGCATTAAATCAAAACAAAGAGGCCGCATCGGCCTCTGCAGTTTCGGACTGGTGTCCAGTGCAAAAATCATCTACTTCTGCTTCGCCCCAAGACATCCATTATGGTATTTCAGTTCCACCCGTTGCGTCTCACTGCCCCGACCCTTCCATACCCCATGTGCACCAGACACTCCAATCTTGGCCAAAACGACCGCTACCTTGGGAGGGTGACCAGAA GGCTCGCAAGAGGGTTTATACTCAAGCCACTTTGACATCAACGGAAAGCGCTCAGCCAAAATCGACAAGCTCTGCCCTTAACATCAAACAGCGTGTGACTCTTAGCGAAGAGCAGCAGAAGGTTTTGACTCTGGTAGTACAGCAGCAAAAAAACGTGTTCTTCACAGGTAGTGCCG GTACTGGTAAATCTGTTCTACTACGGGAGATTATCCATGCTTTACGAAATAAATACGCCAGAAACCCAGATGCTGTTGCAGTAACAGCTTCAACAGGAATTGCAGCTTGCAACATTGGCGGAGTGACCTTACATTCATTTGGTGGCGTTGGGCTTGCCACAGACGCGCCAGAAGTGCTTCTCAGGAAACTCAAAATGAACAAAAAAGCATCAGGAAGATGGACGAAAACAAAGGTGTTAATTATCGACGAAG TGTCTATGGTAGATGGTGCTATGTTTGACAAATTTTGTAAACTCGGGCAATTAATTCGCAAGAATAGCAAACCTTGGGGAGGTATACAAATCATTGTGACTGGGGACTTTTTCCAGTTACCCCCCGTGACTAAGAACGGGGGTGTGCCCAAATTTGCTTTCGAGGCGGAGATGTGGGATGAGACAGTCCATCTGTCTGTGAATCTTACGAAGGTATTCCGTCAAAAGGACCAAA GATTCGTTGATATGCTCAATGAGATGCGTTTTGGTCGCCTTTCTAATGAATCGGTCATCGCTTTCAAATCTCTTGCACGCCCCCTCAAATTCAATGATGGGATCGAACCTACCGCCCTCTTCCCTAGACGTGAAGACGTTGATCGCGCCAACTTGTCACGCCTCAATCAGCTTGACTCCGTCGGCTTCACTTATCATGCCATTGATGGGGGCAGTGCAGAAGCAAATCAACGCGAAAAACTCCTTTCTAATTTCATGGCGCCTAAAATAATTGAACTCAAGGAGAACGCACAGGTCATGCTAGTCAAAAATCTGGACGAGACCCTTGTAAATGGTTCAATGGGCAAAGTGATTGGATTCACGTACAAGAATATGTTTCAATGCGACGATTTGGGCAGATGGACACCTGACGCTGACCTGAAGGAActggaagaggaggataaGATGAAAAGTTTAGCAGTCAGACAGGCGTTGAGAGATAAATACCAAGCCAAAGGAGCAAACCCCTTACCGGTCGTGCGTTTCAAGGTGCCTGGAGGCGGTACAAGGGATGTTCTGATGGAAATGGATGTCTTTAAGGCGGAACTGCCAAATGGGGAAGTACAGGCGTCGCGATCACAG TTGCCACTGATCCTTGCGTGGGCCATGTCAATACACAAATCACAGGGACAGACCCTTGATCGTGTGAGAGTCGACCTCGGCAAAGTCTTCGAAAAGGGTCAGGCGTATGTGGCCCTCTCCCGAGCGACATCTCTGGAAGGATTACAGGTTACAGGGTTCACAGCAGAAAAG GTGATGGCCCATAGGAAGGTAACTGTCTGGTCCAGCACTCTCAAGGATTTAAATCTCGTATGA